A part of Solicola gregarius genomic DNA contains:
- a CDS encoding peptidase associated/transthyretin-like domain-containing protein: MTNLRRIAVSGLAVLALAAPLLVSGPANADYEASLTIHATDTTVHSGQQFRVHGKFLFGSGAPIKHRMVRVQTKSPDGHWSNIKGAKLRTNSEGRYRIRVILSRKGVRTLRVKAHGPGPTTSPMWSKAIKVRVR; encoded by the coding sequence ATGACAAATCTCCGCAGGATCGCTGTGTCCGGACTCGCCGTCTTGGCGCTCGCCGCACCGCTTCTCGTCTCCGGACCTGCCAACGCCGACTACGAAGCGAGCCTCACCATCCATGCCACCGACACGACGGTCCACTCGGGCCAGCAGTTCCGTGTCCACGGCAAGTTCCTGTTCGGCAGCGGCGCGCCCATCAAGCATCGGATGGTCCGCGTCCAGACCAAGAGCCCCGACGGCCACTGGTCCAACATCAAGGGCGCGAAGCTGCGCACGAACAGCGAGGGGCGTTACCGGATCCGGGTGATCCTGTCGCGCAAGGGCGTACGGACGCTTCGGGTCAAGGCGCACGGCCCCGGCCCGACCACCAGCCCGATGTGGAGCAAGGCGATCAAGGTTCGCGTCCG